CGCGAAACTGCAGGCTGCCGCGGCCGAAGCCGACCGTTACCTGCCGCTGTCGCTCGGCAGCGAGGGCAGCTGCATGCTGGGCGGCAATCTTTCCACCAACGCCGGCGGCCTCAACGTCATCCGCTACGGCATGGCGCGCGAACTCGTGCTCGGCCTTGAAGTCGTGCTGGCCGACGGCCGTGTCATGGACACACTGACCGGGCTGCGCAAGGACAACACCGGCTACGACGTGAAGTCGCTGTTCCTGGGCGCGGAAGGTTCGCTCGGCATCATCACGGCGGCCTGCCTCAAGCTCTATCCCGCGCTGCGCTCGTTCGCCACGGCGTTCGCGGCCGTGCGCGACCCCGATGCGGCGGTGTCCCTGTTAGGCGCGTTGCGCGCCGCCAGCGGCGATTGCGTGAGTTCCTTCGAGCTCATCCCGCGGATCGCGGTGGAGTTGACCGCGCGCCACATCCCGGGCGTCGTCGATCCGCTCCCCGCGCCCTCGCCCTGGTACGTGTTGTGCGAGCTGTCCTCGTCGCGCGCCAACGAACCGCTCGAAGCCCTGCTCGAAAAGGCGCTGGGCGAGGCGCACGAATCCGGCTGGGTGCTGGATGCCGCCCTGGCGCTCAACCAGCGAGACCGCGAAGCCTTCTGGCGCCTGCGTGAATCCATTCCCGAAGCGCAGCGCAAGGATGGCGCCAGCCTCAAGCACGACATCTCCGTGCCGGTCTCGCAGGTGCCGCGGTTCATCGCTACCGCCGGCGCGTGGGTCGAGCAGCATATTCCGCAGGGCGTGCTCGTCGCCTACGGACATCTCGGCGACGGCAACCTGCACTTCAACATCAATCAGCGGCCGGGCGCGCTCGTGGCGCAGCTGCAGGCCGTCGAAGTAAAGGCGAAACGCGCCATCCACGACCTGGTGCGCGACTTCGGCGGCAGTTTTTCCGCGGAACACGGCATCGGACAGCTGAAGGTGTTCGAGCTGGAGCGCTATGCCAATCCGGTGGAGCTCGACGTCATGCGCGCCATCAAGAAGGCGCTCGATGCGAACGGCATCATGAATCCGGGCAAGGTCCTCAAGCCTCCGCAAGGCCTCTGATACATTGCGTGCATGGCTGACCAGGTAGATTGTGTGGTCATTGGCGCGGGGGCCGTGGGGCTCGCCGTGGCGCGCGCGCTCGCATTGCAGGGGCGCGAGGTGCTGCTGCTCGAAGCCGAAGCGCATCCGGGCACGATTACTTCGGCGCGCAACAGCGGCGTCATCCACGCCGGCCTCTACTACGCACCGGGCAGTTTCAAGGCGCGGTTCTGCGTGGCGGGAAATCGCGTCATGTATCCGTACCTGGACGCGCGCGGCGTCGCGCACAACAACTGCGGCAAGCTCATCGTCGCGAATGGCGCCGAAGAAGAAAAAGTTCTCCAGCACCTGCTCGAACGCGCGCACGCCAACGACGTCGACGGAGTGCGGCTGATCTCGCAGGCGGAGGCGCTGAAGCTCGAGCCCGAGGTGCGCTGCAGTGCCGCGCTGTTGTGCCCGACCAGCGGCATCGTCGATCAACACGAATACATGCACGCGCTGCACGGCGATTTCGAGAACGCCGGCGGAACGCTGGTCGCCAATTGCCGCGTGGAGAGCCTCACTCGTACGGCACAGGGTTTTCTCGTGAAGACCGGCGGAGACAGCGCCACCGAACTCGAAGCGCGCTTTGTCGTGAACAGCGCCGGGCTCGACGCGGTGGCGTTGCTGGCGAAGATCGACGGCTACCCGCGCGATCGCATCCCGAAATTCCATCTCGCGCGCGGCAACTATTTCACCGTTGCGCATACCTCGCCGTTCCACCACCTGATTTATCCCGTGCCGCAGGCCGCGGGGCTCGGCATCCACGCCACGCTCGATCTCGGCAAACGCGTGCGTTTCGGGCCGGACGTCGAGTGGATAGATCACATCGACTACCACGTGAACGTCGCGCGCGGCGCGGTGTTCTACGACGCGATCCGCCGTTACTGGCCCAGGCTCGCCGACGGCGCGCTGGTGCCCGACTACACCGGCATTCGCCCCAAGCTGCATGGCCCCGGCGAACCGCAACCCGATTTCCGCATCGAGACGACGGCCGACCACGGCCTGCCGGGCCTCGTGAACCTGCTCGGCATCGAGAGCCCGGGATTCACGTCCTCGATGCCCATCGGTGACTACGTCGCCTCGTTCGCCTAGAGTCGCGCGTATGCGCAAAATCCTGCTCGCCTTCTTCGCCGTCTCGGCTGCCGTTTCGCTGTTTGCCTGCAGCAGGCAGCAACCGCCAACGCCCGCCGCCGCGCCTGCCGCGGAGGACAAATCCGGACCCAGCGAGGGCGCACCGCGTATCGCCATCGCGCCGGACGGCGTACACGTGCAATACCGCATGTACGGCAAGGGCGAACCCGCGCTGGTGTTCATCCATGGCTGGTCCTGCGATTCGAACTACTGGCGCGAACAGGTACCGCTGTTCAAGCAGAAGTACACGCTGGTCACCGTCGATCTCGCCGGCCACGGCGGCACCGACGGCAACCGCAGCGACTGGACGATGGCGCGCTTCGGCCAGGACGTGGCGACGGCGCTGGCGGCCGTGCCCAACCAGCAGCTCATCCTGGTCGGGCATTCCATGGGAGGCAATGTCGCGATCGAAGCCGCGCGCCTGCTCAAGGGCCGGGTCATCGGCATCATCGGCGTCGATACGTTCAAGTCGATCGGCGCGCCGCTGCCGACCAGGGCGCAGGTCGACGCCATCATCAAGCCGTTCGAGGCCGACTTCATCGGCAACACGCGCTCGATCGTCAGCGAGCACTTCTTCGCTGCGAATGCCGACCCGCAGCTCAAGCAGAAGATCGCCTACGACATGTCGCTGTCGCCGCCGCGGGTCGGCATCCCCGCGCTGCGCGCGATCCTGGAATACGACTTCGCCGAGCCGCTCAAGGACGTCTCCGTGCCCATCGTCGCGATCAACTCCGACCTGGGCGAGCCGGTGAACGAAGTGCGCATCCGCAAGCTGCTGCCGAAGTTCCGGCAGGTAATACTCGCCGGGGACGGGCATTTCCTCATGATGGAAGATCCGGCCCGTTTCAACCCGGCGCTCGAGAAGGAAGTCGAGGCCCTGCTCGGCAAACCCGCGGGTAGTTAGATAGATGGACGCCCGGAGCGAAGACGGCAGGCGTGGCCTCGAACGTCTGCGCATGCTCACGGTGTTGTTCGATCAGGCGTTCGGCATTCCCGGCACACGTTTCCGTTTCGGTCTCGACGCGCTGTTCGGCCTCGTGCCCGGCCTCGGCGACCTCGTCGGCGCGCTGGTGGCGGTCTATGCATTACACGTGGCACGGCGATTGCGCGCTCCGCCCGAGATTCAGGCGCACATGCTCAGCAATATCGCGCTGGATGCCCTGGTCGGCACGGTGCCGCTCGTCGGCGACATCTTCGATTTCGTGTTCAAGGCGCAGACGCGCAACCTGGCGCTGCTCGAAGGCTGGGTGAAGACTCCGCACCGGACCGCGAAACGCAGCAAGTGGGGGCTGATCCTGATTCCGGCCGCGATCATCCTGGTGTTCGCGACGCTCACCATCCTCGGAATCTGGATGCTGTTCATCCTGTTCCACTGGCTCTTCACGCTCGGTAGCTAGGAACCCTGCTCACCGGTCACGGGCACGACCGGCGCGCAGTCGATGGCCAGCCAGCCGATATCGATGCCGACCCGCGCGGCGTTGAGCGAAGTCCAGCTCGAGGCGATGGTTTCCCCCTCGCCGCGCGCGGCGGTCAACGTCATCACCAGCGATTCGCGCCCTTCCGACAGCGGCCAGTCCCGGCCATGCAGCTCGAGCTGCAGTTCGCGGCCATCCGGCGTGCGGAAACGCGCGCGGCCGCCCCGATCGTGCAACTCCACCGTGTCGATCGGCTTGCGTTTGCCAGCATGATCTTGCGCGGCCCAGGAAATGGCGCAGGAAAACAGGCGCGCCTCCTCCAGATCCACGTGCGGAAAGCCTGCGATTTCCTCGGTCAGCTCGTCGTTGCCGAGCGCCAGCTGCCGCTTGCGATACCAGAACAGACCATCGCCGATGACGACGCGATAGTCGAGCCAGCGCTTCTCGGCGGCGGCGGAACCCGGACAGCCGCGGCCGCGTGTACCGCCCCGAAACTGCCCGCCCTCGCGTTTCAGATACAGATCGCAGCCTGCGACCGATTCGACGTCGTCCGGCCCGAGCGCCGCGGAATTCCCGGAACCAGACTTGCGCGTGAACTGGCGCAAATGCAGCGTGCCGTCGGCGGCGATATCCGGCTGGATGGAGAGCAACACGCGACGGCGCAGCTCGAAGGGCTCGTCGTACGGAAATTCCTCGACGTACAACACGTGGGTACCGAGCCAGGGAAGCTGGATGCGCCGCACGTCGATCTGCACGCGCGTTTGTTCGGTCAGAGGCGCGAGCGGTGAATCCTGTGCCGCCCCGATGATGAGTTCCTCCGACATGTCGTACATGCCGGTCCAGAGCTCGGTCAGCGCATCGCGTTCATCGGCCGCGGCGCCCGCCGCGCCCGCAAGGGTCGCGGCGAATGAAATCAGGACTGCGGTTGCACGAGCCGTATGAGCCCCTCTTGCGCGGTGCTCGCCACGAGGACGCCCGAACGCGAATAGAGACTGCCGCGGGCGAAGCCGCGCGCGCCGGAACTGCTCGGGCTGTCGAGGCAATAGAGCAGCCAGTCGTCGACGCGCGCCGGGCGATGGAACCACAGGGCGTGGTCGATGCTGGCCATGATGAGGTTGCCGCGCAGGAACGAGGAGCCGTGCGGCATCGTGGTCGTGTCGAGCAGCCAGTAGTCGGACATGTACGCCAGCAGGCAGCGATGCAAAGCATCGTCATCGGGCAGCTGGTCCACCGCGCGCATCCAGATCTGCCGCACCGGTTCGCAGGCCACCGGGCGCAGCGGATTGTAGGTCTGCACCGGCCGGAATTCGAACGGCCGTTCGATCGCGAGCCAGCGCCGCAGCTTCTCCGGTAGTTTGTCGATCTCCGCCTGCGGCGGTTTGGCGAGCGCCTGCAGCTCTTCGGGCGGCGGCACCTGCGGCGCGCTCGCCTGGTACTCGAGGCCTTTCTCTTCGATCTGGAACGACGCCGAGCAGATGAAGATCTGCTCGCCGTCCTGGATGGCGAGCACGCGCCGCGTGGAAAAACTGCCGCCGTCGCGGCTGCGATCCACGCTGTAGACGATGGGTTTGGTGAAATCGCCGCGCCGCAGGAAATACGCGTGCAGCGAATGCACCTTGCGCGAGTCGTCGATGGTCGCACTCGCCGCCTTCAGCGCCTGCCCGAGCACCTGCCCGCCGAACACCTGCGGGCTGCCGGTGTCACGGCTCTGGCCACGGAACAGGTTGACCTCGAGCCGTTCGAGCTCGAATTGCTGCTGCAGGTCGGCGAGGCGCCTGTCCACTATCCGGCCGTGCTCAGCCGAACTTGAACGCGCCCTTCATGAGCGCCGAGTGGCCGGGGAAGGTGCAAAAGAAAGAGTACGCCTCGCCCTTCTTGAGCGCCGCGGTCGGGAACGTCACCACATCGGTCTGGCCACCGCCGATGATCTTGGTGTGCGCGATCACGCGCGCATCGCCCGGCTTGATGTGGTTCGCGGCGAAGCTCGCGCCCAGGCCGTCGTTCACGACACCCTGCATGTCGGCGGTCTTGGACAGCACCCAGTTGTGGCCCATGGCCTGCGCCGGCAGCTTGCCGGAGTGTTTCAGCGTGAGCTCGACCGAGGTGCAATCCGCGGCAACCGCGATTTCCTTCTTGTCGAACTGCATGGAATCGGTGCCCGTGATCTCGACCTTGCAGACCTTGTCGGCGCCGAACGCGCCGCCCGAAACGGCCAGCAGCGAGACGATGGCGAGTGAGCGAAGGACTTTCATGTGTGTCTCCTGGAGAAGTAGCTAGTGAGGAACGCCGAGGCGTTTCTGCATCACCGGGCTGGTGGTGGTGTATTGCAGGAACTGCTTCTTGGCGGGGTAAAGGTGATGCTGGATCGCGAAGGCGGCGAGCGCGGCCTCGTGAAAGCCCGACAGGATCAGTTTCTTCTTGCCGGGGTAGGTATTGATGTCGCCCACGGCAAAGATGCCGGGAACGCTGGTCTGGAATTTTTCGGTATCGACCTTGAGCGCCTTCTTCTCGAGCTCCATCCCCCATTCGGCGATGGGCCCGAGCTTGGGATGCAGGCCGAAGAACGCGAACACATGATCGGCATCGACGGCGTGCATCGTGCCGTCGTTGCCTTTCACGTTGATGCCGGTGAGCGTGTCGCCCGCGGCGATGACACTGTCGGCAAGTCCTTCGATGTATCTCACCTGGCCGGCTTCGACCAGCATGCGCATCTTCGCGACCGACGCCGGCGCACTGCGGAACTCCGCGCGGCGATGGATGTGCGTGACCTGTGCGGCCTTGCCGGCGAAGTCGACCACCCAGTCCAGCGCCGAATCGCCGCCGCCGAAGATCGCCAGTTTCTTGCCGTGATAACTCGCCGCGTCGCGCACGCGGTAATGGATGCTTTTGCCCTCGAACAGTTCCGCGTTCGGCACGCCGATACGCCGCGGCTGGAACGAACCCACGCCGCCGGCGATGACCACCGCGCCCGCATCGAAGCGCGTGCCGAGAATCGTCTCCACGTCGAACCGGCCGTCCTCGCGCTTCTTGAGCGAAACGACTTCCTGGCCCAGGTGCAGCGGCGCGTTGAACGGCGCGATCTGCTGCAGCAGCCGGTCGACCAGCTCCTGCGCGCCGCAGGTGGGTAGCGCCGGGATGTCGTAGATCGGCTTGTCGGGGTAGAGCTCGGTGCACTGGCCCCCGGGTGCGCCGAGCGAGTCGACCAGATGACAGGTGATGCCCAGCAGCCCGAGCTCGAACACCTGGAACAGCCCACAGGGACCGGCGCCAATGATCACGACTTCCGTGACGATGGGCGGCTTCGGAGAGATCTCGGACAAACTCGAATCCTTGCAGGCGCTGAGGGCGCGCAATCATAACGCAGCGAAGCTGAACCCCTCCTACATCGGCGGCGGTTCGGCGCCCGGGGGAGGCCTCCCGGGTCGGTCGAGGGGGTCAGCGCGGGCCGGCGCAGTACGGGCGGGTGGAGACCCAAGCCCAAGCCGTAATGCGGCGGACGCAGACCTTAAGCGTAAACTGCGGGCCTCACTTTTGATGCCAACGTCCGAGGTTCTCATGAGCAAGAACGCCGACCTTCATAAACGACGCATTGCGGCCATTCCGCGTGGCGTGGGCAATTCGCTGGCGGTGTACGCCGAGCGTGCGCTGAATGCCGAGCTGTGGGACGTCGAGGGGCGCCGCTATGTCGATTTCGCCAGCGGCATCGCGGTGGTGAACACGGGGCACGTGCATCCGCACGTGAAGGCGGCGATGGCCGCGCAGCTCGAGAAGATCACGCACGGTTGTTTCCAGGTGACGCCGTATGAGTCGTACATCGCGCTGGCCGAGGCTCTGAACAAGCTCGCGCCGGGGCCGACGCCGAAGAAGACGATCTTCCTGTCGACCGGCGCGGAGGCCGTCGAGAACGCGCTCAAGATCGCGCGTTATGCCACGAAACGTTCCGCGATCATCGCGTTCACAGGCGGCTTTCACGGCCGCACGCTGGCGTGTATCGCGCTGACCGGCAAGGTGCAGCCGTACAAGGCGGGCTTCGGGCCGATGCTACCGGAAGTCTTTCGCGTGCCCTTCCCGATGGCCTATCACGGGGTATCGAGCGACGACTCGCTGGCCGCGTTGGACAATCTATTCAAGGCGGATGTGGATCCGGCGCGCGTGGCGGCGATCATCATCGAGCCGGTGCAGGGTGAAGGCGGGTTCTACATCGCGCCGCCGGAGTTCCTGCGCGCCCTGCGCGCGTTGTGCGACAAACACGGCATCCTGCTGATCGCGGACGAGATCCAGACCGGCTTCGCGCGCACCGGCAAGACCTTCGCCATCGAACATTCGGGCGTCGAGCCGGACCTCATGACCGTGGCCAAGAGCATCGCGGGTGGTGTGCCGTTGTCGGCGGTGATCGGCAAAGCCGAGATCATGGATGCGCCGGTGGTCGGCGGATTGGGTGGCACCTTCGCCGGCTCGCCGCTGGCCTGCGCCGCGGGGCTCGCGGTGCTCGAGGTGCTGGAGAAGGAAAAACTCAACGAGCGTGCCGAGCAGGTCGGCGCGAAACTCACGGCGCGGCTCAAGCAGCTGCAGGCCAAGTTCACCTGCATCGGCGAAGTGCGCTCGCTCGGCATGATGGTAGCGATCGAACTGGTCAAGAACCGCAAGGCCGATGCGCCCGATGCGGAGCTGACCAAGGCCGTCGTGCAGGCCGCCGGACGGCGCGGGCTGATCCTGCTCTCGTGCGGGCTCTATTCGAACGTGATCCGCATTCTCGCGCCGCTGACGATTCCGGAAGCGCAGCTCGAGGAGGGCCTGGGGTTGCTCGAGCAGTCGCTGGCCGAAGCGACGCAGGGAGCGGCCGCGACGGCGGTGGCGTAGATAGGGTGCCGGGTGGGGAAAGTGGGGAGAGCTGCTCTCCCCACTTTCCCCACCCGGCACCCTATCTACGCCCGGCCGGCGTTCGAATCGGTCGGGGTGTGGAAGTACTCGCTCTCGGAGGCGAGCTGCTCGATCAGGCGCTTCAATTCCGACATGCGCCCTTCGGCGGTGCTGATGGGCATGCAATCCTGGCAACGCGTATCGCCGCAGGGCTGACGCGAATACAACCAGTATTGAATGGCGCCGGCGAGCATGCCGTCGGCGATGTCCCACAGGTCCGCGTCCTTGTCCTTGTCCGCCATCTTGTTGGCGAGGTCCACGGTCTTGGAAAAAGCGGCGTCGAAGGTGTCGGCAATCGGTTCCATGGGCGTGAGTATAGGCATCGGCACCGCGAACCGGAAAGCCTCGTTGCCGCTTGTCAGCAGGCTATGTTCAACGTGACGCGTCACTCGAGCCGCACAGTGTAAATACGCAGACGCCGCGACCCGGTACTGCCGCCGCGAAACAGCGTGATATCCGATATATGCCCCATATCCATGAGGCGCTCGCGAGGTCCGCGGCGGATGTCATCCAGCGGGATCCGGAGCACGCGCCGCTCGCCGGCGCCCAAATCGAAGCTCCGGGTGAACCGGTCGAAGTACGTCTTGCCATGCCGCAGGTCGTGCACCCGTACGCCGAGATCGAGCGGAATCGCCGCGGGGTTTTCCACGTCGATCGCCAGCGTGCTGAACCCGCGCCAGTCCGGCACCGGTTCGTGCAACGACACGCCGGGAAAATTCTCCGCATCGAAATCCACCTCGAGCGCGCCGCGCACGAGGTCGCGATTGACGCCATATCCGACCACCCAGTAGCGCTCGTTACTCGAGGTGAAATCGGCGAGCACGGGGAATTGGCCGTTACGATGCAGGTATGCGCGGGCCATGCTAACTATCGGCTGCAGATACAGGAAGATGCAGACCAGCGCGATCACCGCCGCCATCACCCGCGTCCCCCGGCCGATCGCGGCGCGCCGATCGAACAACGCGAACAACGCCAGCGCGCATGCCACGCCGACTGCGTCCGCCAGGACGTCCTCCCAGGAGGCGTCGCGACGCAGCGGCTTCTGGATGATCTCGCTCAGAAGACCGGCGCCGATCCCGATGAGGCCGGCCAGGCCGTACAGCCGCGCACCCTCGATGCGCAGGTCGTGGCGCAACACGAACAAGACGAAAAACGTCGCGATCATGAACAGCGGCGTGTGGCCGGCGTTTTCGAGCGTACGGCCGACATAGGTCGGCGGAATCGGCAGCGGCACGAACAACAACGCCGCCGCGAGCAACACGAAGGCACACAGGAAGATCAGTCGGCGTGACACGGCCCAGTATACTTCGCACATGAACATCAGACTGACGGCTATCGAGGCGCGCATCATCGGCTGCCTGATCGAAAAACAGATCACCACGCCCGACCAGTACCCGCTGTCGCTCAACGCGCTCGTCAACGCGTGCAACCAGAAGAGCAACCGGGAACCCCTGCTCCAGCTGGACGAACCTACCGTCAAGTTCGTCGTCGATGGATTGTCCCGTCGGCACTTCGTCGTGGAGAAGTCCGGGTTTGGCAGTCGCGTGCCGAAATATCAGCAGATCTTCTGCAATACGGAATTCGGCAGCCTCAAGTTCACGCCCCAGGAAACGGCCATCATCTGCGAACTGCTGCTGCGCGGGCCGCAGACGCCGGGCGAACTGCGCGCACGCGTACCGCGCATGGCGGAGCTGCCGGATCCTGCCGTCATCGAAACAGCGCTCGCCACGCTCGCCGCCCGCCCGGACGGCGCGCTGGTCACGCGCCTCGCGCGCGAACCCGGAAGGCGCGATTCGCGCTGGGCTCAGTTGTTCGAAGAGCTGCCCGAATCCGTCACGGTTGCAACCGGCGACGATCCCGACGCGCCCGCCGCGGTGTCCGCCCCGCAGGGCCCGACCAAGACCGAGCTCATCGCGCGCGTGGCTTCTCTCGAGGCCGAAGTGGCCTCACTACGCGCCGAACTCACAATGCTCAAGCAGGCCAACGTCAGTCAGGACCGCGGCGCGTGAACCTGCCCGCCTGGGCGCAAAGCGCGGGGCTGCTGGTTGTCTCGAACGTCTTCATGACGTTCGCCTGGTACGCCCATCTCAGGAACATGGCGGCGAAGCCATGGATCATCGCCGCGCTGGTGAGCTGGGGCATCGCGCTGTTCGAATACCTCGTGCAAGTGCCGGCGAACCGCATCGGCTACACGGCGCTGTCGCTGGGCCAGCTCAAGGTGATGCAGGAAGTGATCACGCTCGCGGTGTTCGTGCCGTTCGCGTTTTTCTACATGAAGCAGCCGCTGAAGCTCGACTTCCTGTGGGCGGGCCTGTGCCTCGTGGGCGCCGCCTACTTCATGTTCCGCCGCTAAGTAGTGGTGGGAAGAGTGGTGCCGGGGTGCAATTCTCGTAATTGAGTGGCCGTTTGCGCATGTGCCAACGGCCACTCAATTACGAGAATTGCACCCCGGCACCACTCTTCCCGCCACTACTCCTCCTAACTTAGCCGCTCCAGCGCTTCGCACAGCGCGTCCACGTCGTCTTCGGGCGTATCCCACGAACACACGAACCGCGCCTCGCCCGACCCCACCGGCCCCCACGGATAAAATCCGAATTCCTTCGACAACGCGGCGATGCGCTCGTCGCCTAACTGCATGAAAACCTGGTTCGTGGCGAACGGCACGCTCAGCAGCTGCGGCGCGGCGGCGGCGATCCGCCCCGCGAGACGATTCGCGCGCTCCGCATTGCGCCGCCAGATGCCGCTTTCGAGGTAGGTAGTGAGTTGCACCGCCGCATATCGCCCCTTGCAGGCCAGTTGCCCGGCGCGTTTGCGGCGGAACTCGAAGTCGCCCACGCGGGTCGGATCGAAGAACACGACGGCTTCGGCATTCATGCCGCCGTTCTTGATGACACCAAACGACAGCACGTCGACGCCTGCCTTCCAGCTGAGCTCGGCGGGGGAGCATTTCTGCGCCACGACCGCATTGGCGAAACGCGCGCCGTCCATGTGCACGGCCATGCCGCGCGCATGCGCGAGATCCGCAAGCGCGCGAATTTCCTCCGGCGTGTAGATGGCACCGCGCTCGGTTGCCTGGGTGATCGACAACATGCGCGGCTGCACGCCGTGCACGTGCGGCTCGAACCACGCCAGCCGCACGGCGAGATCCGCGGGCGAAATCTTCGCGCCCGCCCCACCCACCAGCGACAGCTTGGCTCCGCCGGTGAAGAATTCCGGCGCGCCGCATTCATCACGTTCGATGTGCGCTTCGGTGTGTGTGAGCACCGTGCCCCAGGGCGGGCAGAGCGTGGCCAACGCCAGGGAGTTCGCCGCGGTCCCCGAAGACACCGCGAACACGCGCACGCGCGTTTCGAAGAAATCGCCGAACACCTGGTCGAGCGCCTCCGACCATCGATCCGCACCGTAGGCAAGCGCGGCGCCGCTGTTTGCCACACTCATCGCGCGCAGGATCTCTTCGCTGACCGCAGCGGTGTTGTCGGATTTGAAGAACCTCACGGTAGCGTATCCTCCCGGCAAGGGGCATGGATTCTAACGCTGAATATTTTTCTCTAAGGAAGGAAACGCAATGAACAATCACTCATGGATTCGCAAGACGCCGCTGCAGCTCGCCATCGCGAGCGCGCTCGGGGTTCTCGCCAGCACACCCACCATGGCCCAGGATGCGGCCACTCCCGATGAAGACATCGACGAGGTGGTCGTCACCGGCACACGCGCCGTGGGCCGTACGCGGCTCGATTCGCTGGCGCCGGTCGACGTGTTGTCGAGCAGCGCGCTGCAGTCCACGGCCTCCACCGAACTCGCCGAGGCGTTGTCCACCGCCGCGCCCTCGCTCGATTTCCCGCGCCCGTCCATCACCGACGGCACGGATCACATCCGCCCCGCCACGCTGCGCGGTCTCTCACCGGACCAGACGCTGGTGCTGGTGAACAGCAAGCGGCGCCATGCCTCCGCGCTGGTCAATGTGAACGGCTCGGTCGGCCGCGGCTCGGCCGCCGTCGATCTGAACGCCATTCCGCTGGCCGCGATCGAAACGGTCGAAGTGCTGCGCGATGGTGCCTCCGCGCAATACGGCTCGGACGCCATCGCCGGCGTGATCAACCTGCGGCTGCGCGAAGCGCGCGAAGGCGGCAACGCCTCGCTCACCTATGGCCGCTACGACACCAACGTCGACACCGAACGCGGCTCGCGTCACGAAGACGACGGCGCCACCACCACGGCATCGGGCTGGGTCGGCCTGCCGCTCGGTGGTGAGGGCTTCCTCACGTTATCGGCCGAATATCGCGATCGCGACCCGACCAGCCGCGGCGATTTCGACAATCGCGTGCCGGGCTCGCCGGTCACTTCGCGCTACGGCGACGCCGACGTGCGCGACATCACCGGTTATATCAACGCGGGCATTCCGCTCGAAAACGACTGGACTATCTACGGCTGGGCCGGATACCAGAATCGCGATGCGAACTCCGCCGCGTTCCCGCGCATCTTCAACGACGCGCGCAACGTGCCGGAAATCTATCCCGACGGCTTCCTGCCGCTCATCACCACCGACATCGACGATGTCGCGATCGGCTGGGGCGTGCGTGGCAAGTTAGGCGGCTGGGACGCGGATGTGAGCCTGGTGTATGGCTCGAACACCGTCACGTACGGCGTCGAGCACAGTCTCAACCGGTCGTATGGCCCCGCCTCGCAAACCAGCTTCGATGCGGGCGAGATGAACTACGACCAGTTCACCTTCGATGCCGGCATCGTGCGTGGCTTCGAAGTCGGCTCGCTGCCCGAGCCGGTCAACGTGGCGCTCGGCATCGAAGCGCGCCGTGAAGGCTACGGCATCGAAGCGGGCGAACCGGCTTCGTACGATCGTGGACCGCTCGCGGGTCAACCCGCGGGTGCGCAGGGCTTTCCCGGTTTCCAGCCGAGCAATGAGCTCGACGAACACCGCACCGCGTACAGCGCGTATGTCGATGTCGAATCGCGGCTGACGCAGAAATTCCTCGCCAGTGTCGCGGTGCGTGGCGAGCACTACTCGGACTTCGGCTCGGCGGTCACCGGCAAACTCGCCGGCCGTTTCGACTTCACGGATGCATTCGCGATCCGCGGCGCGGTTTCCACCGGCTTCCGCGCGCCCGGACTTCAACAGGAGTTCTTCACCTCGACCG
This sequence is a window from Pseudomonadota bacterium. Protein-coding genes within it:
- a CDS encoding DUF480 domain-containing protein gives rise to the protein MNIRLTAIEARIIGCLIEKQITTPDQYPLSLNALVNACNQKSNREPLLQLDEPTVKFVVDGLSRRHFVVEKSGFGSRVPKYQQIFCNTEFGSLKFTPQETAIICELLLRGPQTPGELRARVPRMAELPDPAVIETALATLAARPDGALVTRLAREPGRRDSRWAQLFEELPESVTVATGDDPDAPAAVSAPQGPTKTELIARVASLEAEVASLRAELTMLKQANVSQDRGA
- the gabT gene encoding 4-aminobutyrate--2-oxoglutarate transaminase, giving the protein MSKNADLHKRRIAAIPRGVGNSLAVYAERALNAELWDVEGRRYVDFASGIAVVNTGHVHPHVKAAMAAQLEKITHGCFQVTPYESYIALAEALNKLAPGPTPKKTIFLSTGAEAVENALKIARYATKRSAIIAFTGGFHGRTLACIALTGKVQPYKAGFGPMLPEVFRVPFPMAYHGVSSDDSLAALDNLFKADVDPARVAAIIIEPVQGEGGFYIAPPEFLRALRALCDKHGILLIADEIQTGFARTGKTFAIEHSGVEPDLMTVAKSIAGGVPLSAVIGKAEIMDAPVVGGLGGTFAGSPLACAAGLAVLEVLEKEKLNERAEQVGAKLTARLKQLQAKFTCIGEVRSLGMMVAIELVKNRKADAPDAELTKAVVQAAGRRGLILLSCGLYSNVIRILAPLTIPEAQLEEGLGLLEQSLAEATQGAAATAVA
- a CDS encoding NAD(P)/FAD-dependent oxidoreductase, which codes for MRALSACKDSSLSEISPKPPIVTEVVIIGAGPCGLFQVFELGLLGITCHLVDSLGAPGGQCTELYPDKPIYDIPALPTCGAQELVDRLLQQIAPFNAPLHLGQEVVSLKKREDGRFDVETILGTRFDAGAVVIAGGVGSFQPRRIGVPNAELFEGKSIHYRVRDAASYHGKKLAIFGGGDSALDWVVDFAGKAAQVTHIHRRAEFRSAPASVAKMRMLVEAGQVRYIEGLADSVIAAGDTLTGINVKGNDGTMHAVDADHVFAFFGLHPKLGPIAEWGMELEKKALKVDTEKFQTSVPGIFAVGDINTYPGKKKLILSGFHEAALAAFAIQHHLYPAKKQFLQYTTTSPVMQKRLGVPH
- a CDS encoding beta-eliminating lyase-related protein; the protein is MRFFKSDNTAAVSEEILRAMSVANSGAALAYGADRWSEALDQVFGDFFETRVRVFAVSSGTAANSLALATLCPPWGTVLTHTEAHIERDECGAPEFFTGGAKLSLVGGAGAKISPADLAVRLAWFEPHVHGVQPRMLSITQATERGAIYTPEEIRALADLAHARGMAVHMDGARFANAVVAQKCSPAELSWKAGVDVLSFGVIKNGGMNAEAVVFFDPTRVGDFEFRRKRAGQLACKGRYAAVQLTTYLESGIWRRNAERANRLAGRIAAAAPQLLSVPFATNQVFMQLGDERIAALSKEFGFYPWGPVGSGEARFVCSWDTPEDDVDALCEALERLS
- a CDS encoding DMT family protein, which translates into the protein MPAWAQSAGLLVVSNVFMTFAWYAHLRNMAAKPWIIAALVSWGIALFEYLVQVPANRIGYTALSLGQLKVMQEVITLAVFVPFAFFYMKQPLKLDFLWAGLCLVGAAYFMFRR